One genomic window of Etheostoma spectabile isolate EspeVRDwgs_2016 chromosome 5, UIUC_Espe_1.0, whole genome shotgun sequence includes the following:
- the cdo1 gene encoding cysteine dioxygenase type 1 isoform X1 — MEHTEVVKPESLDELIKILHKIFESDSINVEEVQDIMEAYDSNPQDWMRYAKFDQYSTFDGCSKKSNRTWKNRYTRNLVDEGNGKFNLMILCWGEGHGSSIHDHTDSHCFMKLLQGQLKETLFEWPDSKSKGEMVQKSQRILQENKVAYINDSIGLHRVENGSHTECAASLHLYSPPFQSCQTFDQRTGHRNTVKMTFWSKKGERTPFETAFSQENN; from the exons ATGGAGCACACCGAGGTGGTAAAGCCAGAATCTCTGGATGAACTGATAAAAATCTTGCATAAAATCTTCGAGAGTGACAGCATCAATGTTGAGGAGGTCCAAGACATAATGGAAGCATATGACAGCAATCCTCAGGACTGGATGAGATATGCAAAGTTTGACCAGTACAG CACCTTTGATGGCTGCTCTAAAAAATCTAACCGCACTTGGAAAAACAG GTACACAAGGAACTTGGTTGATGAGGGTAACGGAAAGTTCAACCTCATGATACTGTGCTGGGGAGAAGGCCACGGCAG TAGCATCCACGACCACACAGACTCCCATTGTTTCATGAAGCTGCTGCAGGGTCAGCTAAAGGAGACGTTGTTTGAGTGGCCGGACAGTAAATCAAAAGGAGAAATGGTCCAGAAGTCACAGAGAATTCTCCAAGAAAACAAGGTTGCTTACATAAACG ACTCCATTGGCCTGCATCGTGTGGAAAATGGCAGCCACACAGAGTGTGCAGCCAGTTTGCACCTGTACAGCCCCCCTTTCCAGTCCTGCCAGACCTTTGACCAGCGGACGGGGCACAGGAACACCGTCAAAATGACCTTCTGGAGCAAAAAGGGCGAGAGGACTCCATTT GAAACCGCATTCTCACAAGAGAACAACTAA
- the cdo1 gene encoding cysteine dioxygenase type 1 isoform X2, with the protein MEHTEVVKPESLDELIKILHKIFESDSINVEEVQDIMEAYDSNPQDWMRYAKFDQYRYTRNLVDEGNGKFNLMILCWGEGHGSSIHDHTDSHCFMKLLQGQLKETLFEWPDSKSKGEMVQKSQRILQENKVAYINDSIGLHRVENGSHTECAASLHLYSPPFQSCQTFDQRTGHRNTVKMTFWSKKGERTPFETAFSQENN; encoded by the exons ATGGAGCACACCGAGGTGGTAAAGCCAGAATCTCTGGATGAACTGATAAAAATCTTGCATAAAATCTTCGAGAGTGACAGCATCAATGTTGAGGAGGTCCAAGACATAATGGAAGCATATGACAGCAATCCTCAGGACTGGATGAGATATGCAAAGTTTGACCAGTACAG GTACACAAGGAACTTGGTTGATGAGGGTAACGGAAAGTTCAACCTCATGATACTGTGCTGGGGAGAAGGCCACGGCAG TAGCATCCACGACCACACAGACTCCCATTGTTTCATGAAGCTGCTGCAGGGTCAGCTAAAGGAGACGTTGTTTGAGTGGCCGGACAGTAAATCAAAAGGAGAAATGGTCCAGAAGTCACAGAGAATTCTCCAAGAAAACAAGGTTGCTTACATAAACG ACTCCATTGGCCTGCATCGTGTGGAAAATGGCAGCCACACAGAGTGTGCAGCCAGTTTGCACCTGTACAGCCCCCCTTTCCAGTCCTGCCAGACCTTTGACCAGCGGACGGGGCACAGGAACACCGTCAAAATGACCTTCTGGAGCAAAAAGGGCGAGAGGACTCCATTT GAAACCGCATTCTCACAAGAGAACAACTAA
- the cdo1 gene encoding cysteine dioxygenase type 1 isoform X3 produces MILCWGEGHGSSIHDHTDSHCFMKLLQGQLKETLFEWPDSKSKGEMVQKSQRILQENKVAYINDSIGLHRVENGSHTECAASLHLYSPPFQSCQTFDQRTGHRNTVKMTFWSKKGERTPFETAFSQENN; encoded by the exons ATGATACTGTGCTGGGGAGAAGGCCACGGCAG TAGCATCCACGACCACACAGACTCCCATTGTTTCATGAAGCTGCTGCAGGGTCAGCTAAAGGAGACGTTGTTTGAGTGGCCGGACAGTAAATCAAAAGGAGAAATGGTCCAGAAGTCACAGAGAATTCTCCAAGAAAACAAGGTTGCTTACATAAACG ACTCCATTGGCCTGCATCGTGTGGAAAATGGCAGCCACACAGAGTGTGCAGCCAGTTTGCACCTGTACAGCCCCCCTTTCCAGTCCTGCCAGACCTTTGACCAGCGGACGGGGCACAGGAACACCGTCAAAATGACCTTCTGGAGCAAAAAGGGCGAGAGGACTCCATTT GAAACCGCATTCTCACAAGAGAACAACTAA
- the ap3s1 gene encoding AP-3 complex subunit sigma-1 isoform X2, with product MIKAILIFNNHGKPRLSKFYEHYNEDIEQQIIRETFHLVSKRDENVCNFLEGGMLIGGSDYKLIYRHYATLYFVFCVDSSESELGILDLIQVFVETLDKCFENVCELDLIFHVDKVHNILAEMVMGGMVLETNMNEIITQVDAQNKMEKSETFIFQSTRQDR from the exons ATGATAAAAGCCATTTTAATATTCAACAACCATGGGAAACCAAGGCTTTCTAAATTCTACGAGCATTAT AATGAAGACATAGAGCAACAGATCATCAGGGAAACCTTCCACTTGGTCTCGAAAAGAGATGAGAACGTCTGTAATTTCCTAGAAGGTGGAAT GTTGATTGGAGGATCAGACTACAAGCTGATCTACCGACACTACGCCacactgtactttgtgttttgtgtggactCCTCAGAGAGTGAACTAGGAATTTTAGACTTAATCCAG GTATTTGTGGAAACGCTGGACAAATGCTTTGAGAATGTCTGTGAGCTTGACTTAATTTTCCATGTAGACAAG GTCCACAACATACTGGCAGAGATGGTGATGGGTGGGATGGTCCTGGAGACCAACATGAATGAAATCATCACACAGGTGGATGCCCAGAACAAGATGGAGAAGTCTGAG ACTTTTATCTTTCAGTCTACCAGGCAGGACAGGTAG